One window of the Cryptomeria japonica chromosome 7, Sugi_1.0, whole genome shotgun sequence genome contains the following:
- the LOC131856816 gene encoding uncharacterized protein LOC131856816, producing MVSSLPSHGSILKKGDALNKRKLASWKPPLLGKFKLNFDGASRGNPGLAGVGMVIVNHHTHIIHARCHAIGIQSNNFVEFKALSLGLELAISLGIKDLIIEGDYLVIIQSVLKRKSHCWQFQYLLDLILQQLEFFDSFFITHCFREIKRVADFLANLAIDNNAILRDVSSVEFPISVLELLQ from the coding sequence ATGGTATCTTCCCTTCCCTCTCATGGATCAATTTTGAAAAAGGGTGATGCCTTAAACAAAAGAAAGTTGGCCTCTTGGAAACCACCTCTTCTTGGTAAGTTTaagttgaactttgatggtgcctctcgtGGAAATCCTGGTTTGGctggggtaggtatggtgattGTTAATCATCACACTCATATTATTCATGCTAGGTGTCATGCAATTGGTATTCAGTCTAATAATTTTGTTGAATTTAAAGCTTTGTCTTTGGGTTTGGAATTGGCTATTTCCCTAGGAATCAAAGACCTCATTATTGAAGGGGACTATTTGGTGATCATTCAGAGTGTGTTAAAAAGGAAATCTCATTGTTGGCAATTTCAATATCTTCTTGATCTTATTCTTCAGCAattggaattctttgattctttcttcattactCATTGTTTTAGAGAAATTAAAAGAGTAGCAGATTTTTTAGCGAATCTTGCTATTGACAATAATGCTATTCTTCGTGATGTAAGCTCTGTTGAATTTCCTATTTCAGTTTTGGAACTCTTGCAATAA